The genomic region TTATAACGTAGGGAAATTCTGAATAATTCGGCTCCTCTTGCCCCCTCAAGGCATAAAGGGATAAGTCGGGGCGAGGCTAGAAAAATCAGCCGGTTATCATCCTGATTTTAACCCTCTCGGCAAGCGCTCCCGGCGTGGCCAAGCCACAGGGATGGGGCGAATAGAAAACGCACGGAGCAGTTTTCTGCCTTGCTCCTGCATTCGCAGCCGTCCAGGAGGGAGAAGGAATTAATCGGAGCTTTCTGCTCGAAGCCGCTATCGCCGTTGCTGACAATGGAAGGTTTTTGTGTTGTTGTAGATTAAACCGTTTATCGGCATCCATTAAAACGCCGATGTTCAAGCGAATAATAAAAATGTCCGGAAATTTTCTGTCAGTCCTTCCGGTATGTCAAATTTTAATTATGGCAATAAGTTTTGATTAGTGCCTGAAGAAGCAATTTGGCCGCTTAATATGATCGTAATGTTGGCGCTGTATTCTAGCGCTCAAGTTTGATATTGGAATGTATTTCCATAGTAATCCGTACCAGATAAGCGGAACGATTAATTTTTTAAATCAAACCAAGGAGAGTTTAATGTCTATTCGAGCAACAGATTGCCATGCGGGTCGAAAGCTCACGATTGTGATGGTTGCCGCCTGTCCGTTTCCCGCCAATCACGGCTCCCCGGCGTCGATCCGGGAAATGTCGGAAGCCCTGGTGCGGCAGGGCCATACGGTGCACATTCTGACCTATCCGATCCGGCAAGACATTCCGGTCGAGGGCGTCGCCATCCACCGGGTGCGGGCGCCGTTTTTGAAATCCAACGAAATCAAGGTGGGGCCGGCCTGGGAGAAATTCATCTACGACCCGCTGATGGTGCTGAAACTGGTGGGGCTGATCCGGAAACACAAGGTCGACGTGATCCACGCCCACAACTACGAAGGCGCTCTGATCGGCTGGCTGGGCAAGCTGTTGACCGGCCGGCCGATGCTGTACAACGCGGTCAACAGCATGGCCGACGAGTTGCCCACCTACAACTTCATCAAGCCGCGGGCACTGGCGGTGTTTCTGGGCAAGCTGCTGGACGTGCTGGTGCCGAGAACCGGCGACTACGTGACCATGGTGTCGGACAGCCTGAAGGAATTCCTGCTCGACAAAGGGGTGGCGGCGGCGCGCCTGAAGGTGGTGCCGGCCGGGGTCAATCTGGACATGTTCGCGCACGGCAACGGCGCCAAAGTGCGGGCCAAGCACGGCATCGGCAGCAAGCCTCTGGTCATGTACACCGGCACTCTGGATCAGTTTCAGCGGCTGGATTATCTGCTGAAAGCGATGCAGCGCACGCTGCAGGAATGCCCGGACGCGATGCTGATGATCGCCTGCAACATCCTGCACAAAGGCCATCAGCAGGAGTATCTGGCGCTGGCGCAGGAACTGGGCATCGAGAAACGGCTGGTGTTCGCCTATCCGGTGGCGCTGGAGGATCTGCCGGACTATCTGGCGGCCGCGGACGTGACCGTGGTGCCGCGGCCCGAGTGTCCCGGCCATCCGGTCAAGCTGTTGAATTACATGGCGGCGGGCAAGGCCATCGTCAGTTTCGAGGGCGGCGGCAAAGGGCTGCACCACATGTTCAACGCCTATCTGGCGCCGGACCACGATCACGACAGTCTCGGCGCCGGCATCGCCTTTTTGTTGCAGCGCAAGGATCTGCGGGACATCCTGGGCGCCCAGGCCAAAATCACCCTGCAGGGCAATTTCGACTGGAACACCCTGGCCAAGGGCATCGAGATCATCTACCACATCATGCTCGAAGAAAAAGGCGCGGCGGGACGCGAGCAGGAGCTGGCGCGCTATCTGCGCAGCACCTATGAAATCCAGTACGTGGACCGGCGCCATAGCGATCAGAAGGTCAAGGACAGCGGCCGCAGCGGCGGCGACCGCCGCAAGGTGCAAAAACGGATCGATTTCCTCGAGCAAAGAAAAGTGGCTTTCTCCAATTCCGAACCGCTGCAAAAAGTCACCCAAAAACCCGACAAATCCAAGGAAGAAGCTGCTTGATGTGCATTTTCGGATCGCATGGAGAATTGATTCGCTCAGGCTGGATGCCGAAGGCGGATCAATTCGTTCCCAGGCGCGGTGGGAAAACGCTCTGGGACAACTGAATTCTCTACAAGAAAAAGCATGCCAAGTTATCGGTATTTTGAAAGAATGATGACTTAATGACATTAACCTGTCTGCCTCGGAAATTCGACGGTACGGATACTTTTCGAAATTTCGATCATGTCGGCATGACGTCGTGGTCTCGACTGCCGGTTAATGCGCTTATGGCTATCAAGCAGAATTCAGGCATGCTTGGCCATGCAGTTCTTCAGCACTAAGCTCAAGAGACAATCCGGCAGGATGAAAAAGGAGAACTGCTCTCCGTTCGTTATCTCTAATTAACTTCATTCAGGCCTGAATGCATCCTTTCCTGCCGGCGGCGGTTATGGAATTAGCGCACTAGCCGCTTCTTTAAAGTTATGCTATATTAACCACTTAATGATTCAAGCCACTGAATTTAATAATTCAAGTCACTGAGCCATGAAGTCTGTCATGGAAATTCCTTTGCACTGAGCCGACCGGCTCTGTAGCTGTGTGCGAACGGAAACAAATAATAATTTTAAGGGGGGATATTGAGTTTAAAGCTATTTCATTCGCTCGGCTTGTATTTTCCCATGGCCATTAATAAAGGATCGTCGCTCGGCGTAATAGTCCGCATTTCTTATAAAGTATTTACTATAGCCTCCAATCTATGAAAATGATTCGCTTTAACAGCAGCGGCAAAACGACTTATCTCCTAGCCCTTGCCGGTATCCTTTTAATATTTTTTGTTCTAGGGATGAAATATATTTTCGTCCATCTCAAAGAAACCAACCCTAAGATTGCAAAAGCGTTCTCCTCGCCGCTTCCTGTTGAAGTGCAGGTGGCACAAGGAGGAGGGATTGAAGAATTGATAGGCGCCGAGGTGGTCGCCAAGGCAAGCCAGTCGATCCCGATTCGTACCATGCTTTCCATCGGAAGGGTGACGAAAATTCATGTTCAACTCGGTCAGGAAGTTCGGGTAGGCCAATTGCTGATTGAAATAGACGATACCTTGTTAAAAGCGGCGCTGGCCGCGGCGGCTTCCCAACTGGAAAGCTCCAAAATTGAACTTGATCAAAGCCGGATAAAATTGGAGAGAATGCAGGAATTGTTCAGAAACAAACGAGTGACCGAAGAAGAATATCGGAAAGCGGTTGAGGAAAAGTCCACTAAGGAATTTAACTGGGCCAATGCCAATTATAAATATTCACAAGCCAAGTACGACCTCAGCGGTTGTCGTATCGAATCGCCTGTCGCCGGGGTGGTCACCACACTGGATCTCTATGAAGGCACCATTATAAAACAGGCAAGCGACTTACTGACTCTGAATGCCATCGATCCCATTTTATTAAACGCCAAGGTGAGTGAAGAAAGAGCGAAATCGGTCTTCGTAGGGCAGGAAATGGAGGTTTCCCTCCATGCTTTTCCCGGGCGAAAATTTAAAGCCAAAGTTGCAGTCATTCAACCCTCCGTTGACGAGGAGACTCACCTCTTTGAAGTAATCGCACGGCTGGAAAATCCGGATCTTGAAGTCAAACCAGGGATGAACGGCGTTGCTTATCTTAAAACGAATCGTCAGTCCATAAAAATACCCAGTATCGCGCTCATTTCATCGCAAGACGGTTCGGCTTCAACTTTTGTTGTCGATGATG from Methylosarcina fibrata AML-C10 harbors:
- a CDS encoding glycosyltransferase family 4 protein; translated protein: MSIRATDCHAGRKLTIVMVAACPFPANHGSPASIREMSEALVRQGHTVHILTYPIRQDIPVEGVAIHRVRAPFLKSNEIKVGPAWEKFIYDPLMVLKLVGLIRKHKVDVIHAHNYEGALIGWLGKLLTGRPMLYNAVNSMADELPTYNFIKPRALAVFLGKLLDVLVPRTGDYVTMVSDSLKEFLLDKGVAAARLKVVPAGVNLDMFAHGNGAKVRAKHGIGSKPLVMYTGTLDQFQRLDYLLKAMQRTLQECPDAMLMIACNILHKGHQQEYLALAQELGIEKRLVFAYPVALEDLPDYLAAADVTVVPRPECPGHPVKLLNYMAAGKAIVSFEGGGKGLHHMFNAYLAPDHDHDSLGAGIAFLLQRKDLRDILGAQAKITLQGNFDWNTLAKGIEIIYHIMLEEKGAAGREQELARYLRSTYEIQYVDRRHSDQKVKDSGRSGGDRRKVQKRIDFLEQRKVAFSNSEPLQKVTQKPDKSKEEAA
- a CDS encoding efflux RND transporter periplasmic adaptor subunit, which encodes MKMIRFNSSGKTTYLLALAGILLIFFVLGMKYIFVHLKETNPKIAKAFSSPLPVEVQVAQGGGIEELIGAEVVAKASQSIPIRTMLSIGRVTKIHVQLGQEVRVGQLLIEIDDTLLKAALAAAASQLESSKIELDQSRIKLERMQELFRNKRVTEEEYRKAVEEKSTKEFNWANANYKYSQAKYDLSGCRIESPVAGVVTTLDLYEGTIIKQASDLLTLNAIDPILLNAKVSEERAKSVFVGQEMEVSLHAFPGRKFKAKVAVIQPSVDEETHLFEVIARLENPDLEVKPGMNGVAYLKTNRQSIKIPSIALISSQDGSASTFVVDDEKIAHLRKVKTGSISQGYVEIKEGLNEGDRVVVVGQASLQDNDKVRFGDNYVSN